From uncultured Roseateles sp., the proteins below share one genomic window:
- a CDS encoding LytTR family DNA-binding domain-containing protein — protein MNQPRIRTLIAEDEPLASESLAEWVAQFSAAGLPGLELQAICADGESALAQIRVLKPELVLMDIHMPGLTGLQVLRELARDRSATPPAVIFTTAYDEHALTAFELHAVDYLLKPFSQERFNEAVAHALQTQLAPPDQPSQASQPLQALEAIEDEAVPTHALARILVRDQGKIFPLSTDEIEYLRSDTKYTAINSRGKQFMVRLPIAAFEQRLDPTRFLKLQRSCIVNMDFVESMTPDDTSQLIVKMRDGTKFTASREVSKMLRGQAI, from the coding sequence ATGAACCAGCCCCGCATACGCACCCTCATCGCCGAAGACGAACCGCTGGCCAGCGAGAGCCTGGCCGAGTGGGTGGCCCAATTCAGCGCCGCCGGCCTGCCCGGGCTGGAGCTGCAGGCGATCTGCGCCGATGGCGAAAGCGCGCTGGCGCAGATCCGCGTGCTGAAGCCCGAACTGGTGCTGATGGACATCCACATGCCCGGCCTGACCGGCCTGCAGGTGCTGCGCGAACTGGCCCGTGACCGCAGCGCCACGCCACCAGCGGTGATCTTCACCACCGCCTATGACGAGCATGCGCTGACGGCCTTCGAACTGCACGCGGTGGACTATCTGCTCAAGCCCTTCTCGCAGGAGCGCTTCAACGAGGCGGTGGCCCATGCGCTGCAGACGCAGCTGGCGCCACCCGATCAGCCCAGTCAAGCGAGCCAGCCGCTGCAGGCGCTGGAGGCCATCGAAGACGAGGCCGTGCCGACCCATGCGCTGGCCCGCATCCTGGTGCGCGACCAGGGCAAGATCTTCCCGCTCAGCACCGACGAGATCGAGTACCTGCGCTCCGACACCAAGTACACGGCGATCAACAGCCGTGGCAAGCAGTTCATGGTGCGCCTGCCTATCGCCGCCTTCGAGCAGCGGCTGGACCCGACCCGCTTTCTGAAACTGCAGCGCTCCTGCATCGTCAATATGGACTTCGTCGAGTCGATGACGCCCGACGACACCTCGCAGCTGATCGTCAAGATGCGCGACGGCACCAAGTTCACTGCCAGCCGCGAGGTGTCCAAGATGTTGCGGGGCCAGGCGATATGA
- a CDS encoding head GIN domain-containing protein gives MKTLCVALCLVCAALLPAAQAQLVGQATPAGVTYTLGAFKRVLLEGPADIRLVQGEINQLVIEGNAEVQKRIEVNQNGGSLRIEPSGSWKFWNARKPLVLITARDLEEINIQGAGDVIADGPLKLEQLAIKIAGSGNLRLADISARQLAVTINGAGDAKVAGSVQNLYLSISGNGDFAGENLRAAKAKVSIAGVGDVNIWVTDDLVVSLSGAGSIRYWGNPSVRKAIAGVGSVTAKGDKVP, from the coding sequence ATGAAGACCCTGTGCGTTGCGCTGTGCTTGGTGTGCGCGGCGCTGCTGCCCGCAGCCCAGGCGCAGTTGGTGGGCCAGGCCACGCCCGCTGGCGTGACCTACACGCTGGGTGCCTTCAAGCGCGTCCTGCTCGAAGGCCCGGCGGACATTCGCCTGGTGCAGGGAGAAATCAATCAACTCGTGATTGAGGGCAATGCCGAGGTCCAGAAGCGCATCGAGGTGAACCAGAACGGTGGCAGCCTGCGCATCGAGCCATCAGGCAGCTGGAAGTTCTGGAACGCGCGCAAGCCGCTGGTGCTGATCACGGCCCGCGATCTGGAGGAAATCAACATCCAGGGGGCTGGCGATGTGATCGCCGACGGCCCGCTGAAGCTGGAGCAGCTGGCGATCAAGATTGCCGGTTCGGGCAATCTGCGGCTGGCCGACATCTCAGCCCGGCAGCTGGCCGTGACCATCAACGGCGCGGGCGACGCCAAGGTCGCCGGCAGTGTGCAGAACCTCTATCTGAGTATCTCGGGCAACGGCGACTTCGCCGGCGAGAATCTGCGCGCGGCCAAGGCCAAGGTATCGATTGCCGGGGTGGGCGACGTCAACATCTGGGTCACCGACGATCTGGTGGTCAGCCTCTCAGGCGCCGGCTCGATCCGCTACTGGGGCAACCCGTCGGTAAGAAAGGCTATCGCTGGTGTGGGCTCGGTCACGGCCAAGGGCGACAAGGTGCCGTGA
- a CDS encoding cupin domain-containing protein: protein MTDKAAELRAKLIRNFNEAPMKHEVREPLYDSQGARLAAGTAAMKLGASIDIVAPGMRSCPYHLHHAQEEMFIILEGEGTLRVAGELLPVRAGDTIFIPPGPEYPHQLINTSDAALKYLSISTREKPEICEYPDSGKYLAYTPPDFDVLGRAKETLDYWDGEA, encoded by the coding sequence ATGACTGACAAAGCCGCCGAGCTGCGCGCCAAACTGATACGCAATTTCAACGAAGCGCCAATGAAGCACGAGGTACGCGAGCCGCTGTATGACAGCCAGGGCGCGCGCCTGGCCGCCGGCACCGCCGCCATGAAGCTGGGCGCCAGCATCGACATCGTGGCTCCCGGCATGCGCAGCTGCCCCTACCACCTGCACCATGCCCAGGAGGAGATGTTCATCATCCTCGAAGGCGAGGGCACCTTGCGGGTGGCCGGGGAGTTGCTGCCGGTGAGGGCCGGCGACACGATCTTCATCCCGCCCGGTCCTGAGTATCCGCACCAGCTGATCAATACCTCAGACGCTGCGCTGAAGTACCTGAGCATCAGCACGCGCGAGAAGCCCGAGATCTGCGAATACCCCGATTCGGGCAAGTACCTGGCTTACACGCCACCCGACTTCGATGTGCTGGGCCGGGCGAAGGAGACACTGGATTACTGGGATGGTGAGGCCTGA
- the recQ gene encoding DNA helicase RecQ, translated as MSQTSDLHAPLGILQEVFGYSAFRGEQAAITEHVTAGGDALVLMPTGGGKSLCYQIPAIARHRQGRGVAVVVSPLIALMHDQVGALEEAGVHAAFLNSSLSSEQAQHIEREMMSGRLVMLYAAPERITNTRFLAQLDSLHERGLLSLFAIDEAHCVSQWGHDFREDYLLLNVLHERFAGVPRIALTATADEHTRADILARLQLEDARIFLSSFDRPNIRYAIVEKDNPRGQLLRFIRDEHEGEAGIVYCQSRKKVEETAAWLEGEGIAALPYHAGLDAGVRQRHQDRFLREDGITMVATIAFGMGIDKPDVRFVAHLDLPKNIESYYQETGRGGRDGAPADAWMTYGLADVVNQRRMIDESPAGEEFKRVQRGKLDALLALSEAHDCRRVRLLAYFNEEAPPCRPYQNLCDNCLHPPATWDATEAARKALSCIYRFHQNGGQRFGAGHLLDVLRGKRTDKVTQYGHETLSTFGIGADLSEQQWRSVLRQLVALGHVVSEGEYNTLALSDSARAVLKGQVQLLLRVPAEAPKKGRGGKSGSSRSAPKAAPAHLDEIAQTRYLALKTWRAEVAKEHGLPAYVIFHDATLAEMARQCPGSLAELGEISGVGAKKLEAYGREILRVLDEG; from the coding sequence ATGTCCCAGACTTCAGATCTTCACGCACCGCTTGGCATCCTGCAAGAGGTGTTCGGCTACAGCGCCTTCCGCGGCGAGCAGGCCGCCATCACCGAGCATGTGACCGCCGGCGGCGACGCCCTGGTGCTGATGCCCACCGGCGGCGGCAAGAGCCTGTGCTACCAGATTCCGGCCATTGCCCGCCACCGCCAGGGCCGCGGCGTGGCGGTGGTCGTCAGCCCGCTGATCGCGCTGATGCACGACCAAGTCGGTGCGCTGGAGGAAGCCGGCGTCCATGCCGCCTTTCTCAACTCCTCCTTGAGCAGCGAGCAGGCTCAGCACATCGAGCGCGAGATGATGAGCGGCCGGCTGGTGATGCTGTACGCCGCGCCGGAGCGCATCACCAACACCCGCTTCCTGGCCCAGCTCGACTCGCTGCACGAGCGCGGCCTGTTGAGCCTGTTCGCCATCGACGAGGCCCATTGCGTCAGCCAGTGGGGCCACGACTTCCGCGAAGACTATCTGCTGCTCAATGTGCTGCACGAGCGCTTTGCCGGTGTGCCGCGCATCGCGCTGACCGCCACCGCCGACGAGCACACCCGCGCCGACATCCTGGCCCGGCTGCAGCTCGAAGACGCGCGCATCTTCCTCAGCAGCTTCGACCGGCCGAACATCCGCTATGCCATCGTCGAGAAGGACAATCCGCGGGGCCAGCTCTTGCGCTTCATCCGCGACGAACACGAGGGCGAGGCCGGCATCGTCTACTGCCAGAGCCGCAAGAAGGTCGAGGAGACCGCGGCCTGGCTGGAGGGCGAGGGCATTGCGGCCCTGCCCTATCACGCCGGCCTGGACGCCGGCGTGCGCCAGCGCCACCAGGACCGCTTTCTGCGCGAAGACGGCATCACCATGGTGGCCACGATCGCCTTCGGCATGGGCATAGACAAGCCCGATGTGCGCTTCGTCGCCCATCTGGACCTGCCCAAGAACATCGAGAGCTATTACCAGGAGACGGGCCGGGGCGGGCGCGACGGCGCACCGGCCGATGCCTGGATGACCTATGGCCTGGCCGATGTGGTCAACCAGCGCCGCATGATCGACGAAAGCCCGGCGGGCGAGGAGTTCAAGCGCGTGCAGCGGGGCAAGCTTGATGCACTGCTGGCGCTGAGCGAGGCGCACGACTGCCGCCGTGTGCGCCTGCTGGCCTACTTCAACGAAGAGGCACCGCCCTGCCGGCCCTACCAGAACCTCTGCGACAACTGCCTGCACCCGCCCGCCACCTGGGACGCCACCGAGGCGGCACGCAAGGCCTTGAGCTGCATCTACCGCTTCCACCAGAACGGCGGACAGCGTTTCGGCGCCGGCCATCTGCTGGACGTGCTGCGCGGCAAGCGCACCGACAAGGTCACGCAGTACGGCCACGAGACCCTGAGCACCTTCGGCATAGGCGCCGACCTGAGCGAGCAGCAATGGCGCTCGGTGCTGCGCCAGCTGGTCGCGCTCGGTCATGTCGTCAGCGAGGGCGAGTACAACACCTTGGCGCTGAGCGACAGCGCCCGGGCCGTGCTCAAAGGCCAGGTCCAGCTGCTGCTTCGCGTGCCCGCCGAAGCGCCGAAGAAAGGCCGCGGCGGCAAGAGTGGCAGCAGTCGCAGTGCACCCAAGGCCGCCCCCGCGCATCTGGACGAAATCGCCCAGACCCGCTACCTGGCGCTGAAAACCTGGCGCGCCGAAGTCGCCAAGGAGCACGGCCTGCCCGCTTACGTGATCTTCCACGACGCCACCCTGGCCGAGATGGCCCGCCAATGCCCCGGCTCGCTAGCCGAGCTGGGCGAGATCAGCGGCGTGGGAGCGAAGAAGCTGGAGGCCTACGGACGGGAGATCCTGAGGGTGCTGGACGAGGGATGA
- a CDS encoding MipA/OmpV family protein, whose translation MSFFAASAHAGPSEEGFHGFLGAGVAYRADYDGAKERRALALPVSMLSYRKGAFDISTNEGLRYWAVNNPDWQVALVLGADFGRSERKTRFGLGSERLVGMGKLKTTPEIGVSATWTGAGMPLSLDLLRAADNKGHGGTHGSLSTNLPLYAKHKLQLTANAALSFGDGRYQQAYYGVTPEQAARTAFKAYSPGAGFHGMDLSVSARYALNEHWGAMGSVGYHRLLGDAAKSPLTERKGTPTLFLGVGYAY comes from the coding sequence TTGAGTTTTTTCGCGGCAAGCGCCCACGCAGGACCATCCGAAGAGGGCTTTCATGGTTTTCTGGGGGCAGGTGTTGCCTATCGGGCCGACTACGATGGAGCCAAGGAGCGCCGGGCGCTCGCGCTGCCGGTGTCGATGCTGAGCTATCGCAAAGGGGCCTTCGATATCTCCACCAACGAGGGTCTGCGCTACTGGGCCGTGAACAACCCCGACTGGCAGGTCGCCCTGGTGTTGGGCGCGGACTTCGGTCGCTCAGAACGAAAGACGCGCTTCGGGCTGGGCAGCGAGCGCCTGGTTGGCATGGGTAAGTTGAAGACAACGCCAGAGATTGGCGTCAGCGCCACGTGGACAGGCGCAGGCATGCCGCTGAGCCTGGATCTGCTGCGTGCAGCAGACAACAAGGGCCATGGCGGCACCCACGGCAGCCTGAGCACCAATCTGCCCCTCTACGCCAAGCACAAACTCCAGCTGACCGCGAACGCCGCGCTGAGCTTCGGTGACGGCCGCTACCAGCAGGCCTACTACGGCGTCACACCGGAGCAGGCCGCCCGCACCGCGTTCAAGGCCTACAGTCCCGGCGCCGGTTTCCATGGCATGGATCTGAGCGTGTCGGCGCGCTATGCGCTCAATGAGCATTGGGGCGCGATGGGCAGCGTGGGCTATCACCGACTGCTGGGGGACGCCGCCAAGAGCCCGTTGACCGAACGCAAGGGCACACCGACGCTGTTCTTGGGCGTTGGCTACGCCTATTGA
- a CDS encoding TetR/AcrR family transcriptional regulator → MKPALSPRKSPRQSRSQATVNTILDATARVLVERGYAATSTNAVAERAGVSVGSLYQYFPNKDALILALRARHSAQMESVIQRSFEGVTAENLDEALVGVIHTVVEAHRVEADLHQALDQRFGEMNPMSGPSEADRRISELLATALLRYRSEIKVDDIRLAAYVLTHALHAVVHAIVRDRPAGVSLQRATREIVRLARAYLVSPA, encoded by the coding sequence ATGAAACCCGCGCTCTCGCCCAGAAAATCGCCGCGCCAATCGCGATCGCAAGCCACGGTCAACACGATTCTTGACGCCACCGCTCGCGTTCTGGTCGAGCGCGGCTATGCCGCTACCAGCACCAATGCGGTGGCCGAACGGGCCGGCGTCAGCGTTGGCTCGCTGTACCAGTATTTTCCGAACAAGGACGCCCTGATACTGGCGCTGCGCGCACGCCACTCGGCGCAGATGGAGTCGGTGATTCAGCGCTCGTTCGAAGGCGTGACGGCAGAGAATCTGGACGAGGCCCTGGTCGGCGTGATCCACACCGTGGTCGAGGCGCACCGCGTCGAGGCCGATCTGCATCAGGCACTGGATCAGCGGTTTGGCGAAATGAACCCGATGTCGGGCCCCAGCGAGGCCGACCGCCGCATCAGCGAACTGCTGGCCACCGCCCTGTTGCGCTACCGCAGCGAGATCAAGGTGGATGACATCCGCCTCGCTGCCTACGTGCTGACCCATGCGCTGCATGCCGTGGTGCACGCCATCGTGCGCGATCGACCCGCGGGCGTGTCGCTGCAGCGCGCCACGCGCGAGATCGTGCGCCTGGCGCGGGCCTATCTGGTCAGCCCAGCTTGA
- a CDS encoding darcynin family protein, which translates to MKRPLTFFMLLKASPHWQALDRDARERYLDDVQTELMDSFPALRMRHFHAEFFHTRCTDMVVWETDDMPQYYFALHHLRDSDFFAKPLFELVDVIPAVEDSWREHDWADGGLQQRRDVAHA; encoded by the coding sequence ATGAAACGCCCACTCACCTTCTTCATGCTGCTCAAGGCCTCACCGCACTGGCAGGCCCTGGACCGTGACGCCCGCGAGCGCTACCTCGATGATGTGCAGACCGAGTTGATGGACTCGTTCCCGGCATTGCGCATGCGCCACTTCCATGCCGAGTTCTTCCACACCCGCTGCACCGACATGGTGGTGTGGGAAACCGATGACATGCCGCAGTACTACTTTGCCTTGCATCATCTGCGCGACAGCGACTTCTTTGCCAAACCGCTGTTCGAGCTGGTGGACGTGATTCCGGCGGTGGAAGACAGCTGGCGCGAGCATGACTGGGCCGATGGCGGCCTGCAGCAGCGCCGGGACGTCGCCCACGCCTGA
- a CDS encoding prolyl oligopeptidase family serine peptidase has translation MAIAGIHRRFITGLTVLLLAAGGQQVALSAEAGAVAAALPSAADFFRPAKMLKPTLSPSGRYLAAAVAGDDGRIRLAVLDLENLQDSKIVANYSDADVQRYWWLNDKRLAYTITDLQAGSGEWTPPGLWAVDRDGSASRKLIRADDQFISDKSSLIIDRSLPWHWRFHSTLSDGSDDVLVQDHHFGPDETVDDTSLARLNTRTGQSRSLGGNGESHVMHWWVDGEGKPVASEGWRQGRYASHWRNAQGGWEVWQQGSNYDFGLPRFHSFLRDGTVLAVAASKSGTSALYRVDTVSRQLDPEPLVTLKGYDFDGDLIVDMDSGALVGVHFETDAESTAWLDPTLRKVQAEVDALLPGMANRIDCRHCLASPVMLVSSHSDTQPPVYSIYRRDSKKLSIIARSYPWINARQMGLRDMFSIKARDGLSLPLLLTRPAGKAAGPRPAVVLVHGGPYARGAHWEWEPQAQFLASRGYVVIEPEFRGSTGYGFAHFQAGWKQWGLAMQDDVADALDWAVKQGFVDAKRVCIAGASYGGYATLMGLIKHHDLYQCGFEWVGVSDIELMYTINWSDFSDEWKRFGMPVLVGDREQDAEQLRATSPLKQAQRLRRPLLMAHSGADRRVPLKHGSDFHDAVKKNNPQVEWIVYPDEGHGWRKLETNVDFWTRVERFLDKHIGPGAAPAKP, from the coding sequence ATGGCAATTGCCGGCATTCATCGACGTTTCATCACCGGCCTGACGGTGCTGCTGCTTGCTGCGGGCGGCCAGCAGGTGGCGCTCTCAGCGGAGGCGGGCGCGGTTGCGGCGGCATTGCCTTCGGCGGCTGACTTCTTCCGTCCGGCCAAGATGCTCAAGCCGACCTTGTCGCCCAGCGGCCGCTATCTGGCGGCGGCCGTGGCCGGCGACGATGGACGCATACGCCTGGCCGTGCTGGATCTGGAGAACCTGCAAGACTCCAAGATCGTTGCCAACTACTCCGACGCCGATGTGCAGCGCTACTGGTGGCTGAACGACAAGCGTCTGGCCTACACCATCACCGACTTGCAGGCCGGCAGCGGCGAGTGGACGCCACCCGGCCTGTGGGCGGTTGACCGTGATGGCAGCGCCTCCCGCAAGCTGATCAGGGCCGACGACCAGTTCATCAGCGACAAGTCCAGCCTGATCATCGACCGCAGCCTGCCCTGGCATTGGCGCTTTCACAGCACATTGAGCGATGGGTCGGATGATGTGCTGGTGCAGGACCATCATTTTGGCCCCGATGAGACTGTGGACGACACCTCGCTGGCGCGCCTGAACACGCGTACCGGCCAGTCCCGCAGCCTGGGTGGCAACGGTGAAAGCCATGTGATGCACTGGTGGGTCGATGGCGAGGGCAAACCGGTGGCCAGCGAGGGCTGGCGCCAGGGGCGCTATGCCAGCCATTGGCGCAATGCGCAGGGCGGCTGGGAGGTCTGGCAGCAGGGCAGCAACTACGACTTCGGGCTGCCGCGCTTCCATTCGTTCCTCCGCGATGGCACGGTGCTGGCGGTGGCCGCCTCGAAGTCCGGTACCAGTGCACTGTATCGCGTCGATACCGTGAGCCGCCAACTCGATCCCGAGCCCCTGGTTACCCTCAAGGGCTATGACTTCGATGGCGATTTGATCGTCGATATGGATAGCGGCGCCTTGGTCGGCGTGCATTTCGAGACCGATGCCGAGAGCACAGCGTGGCTGGACCCCACACTGCGCAAGGTCCAGGCCGAGGTGGACGCCCTGCTGCCGGGTATGGCGAATCGCATCGACTGCAGGCACTGTCTGGCCTCGCCGGTGATGCTGGTCAGCTCGCATTCCGACACCCAGCCGCCCGTGTATTCCATCTACCGTCGGGACAGCAAGAAGCTCAGCATCATCGCCCGGTCCTATCCCTGGATCAATGCCAGGCAAATGGGCCTGCGCGACATGTTCAGCATCAAGGCCAGGGATGGCTTGAGCCTGCCCCTGCTATTGACCCGGCCTGCGGGCAAGGCGGCCGGGCCGCGCCCGGCCGTGGTGCTGGTGCATGGCGGGCCCTATGCACGAGGCGCGCATTGGGAGTGGGAGCCGCAGGCGCAGTTTCTGGCCTCGCGCGGCTATGTGGTGATCGAACCCGAATTCCGCGGCAGCACCGGCTACGGCTTTGCCCACTTCCAGGCAGGTTGGAAGCAGTGGGGCCTGGCTATGCAGGACGATGTGGCCGATGCGTTGGACTGGGCCGTCAAGCAGGGTTTCGTTGATGCCAAACGCGTGTGCATCGCCGGTGCCAGCTATGGTGGCTATGCCACCTTGATGGGACTGATCAAGCACCACGATCTCTACCAGTGCGGCTTCGAATGGGTGGGGGTCAGCGACATCGAGCTGATGTACACGATCAACTGGAGCGACTTCAGCGATGAATGGAAGCGCTTTGGCATGCCGGTGCTGGTCGGTGATCGCGAGCAGGACGCTGAACAGCTGCGCGCCACCTCACCGTTGAAACAGGCGCAACGCCTGAGGCGCCCGTTGCTGATGGCCCATAGTGGCGCTGATCGCCGGGTGCCCCTCAAGCATGGCAGCGACTTCCATGACGCCGTGAAGAAGAACAATCCGCAGGTTGAATGGATCGTCTATCCCGACGAGGGCCATGGCTGGCGCAAGCTGGAGACCAACGTCGACTTCTGGACTCGCGTCGAGCGCTTCCTGGACAAGCACATCGGGCCTGGGGCCGCGCCGGCCAAGCCCTGA
- the uvrA gene encoding excinuclease ABC subunit UvrA, producing MPDFDSSRPSAVRIAAETPAIRVRGARTHNLKNIDVDLPRNQLVVITGLSGSGKSSLAFDTLYAEGQRRYVESLSAYARQFLQLMDKPDVDVIEGLSPAISIEQKATSHNPRSTVGTVTEIHDYLRLLYARAGTPFCPDHHLPLEAQSVSQMVDAALALPEDTKLMLLAPVVRDRKGEFADLLAEMQGQGYVRFRIDGATVEAGELPELKKTEKHDIDVVVDRVKIKRENADALRQRLAESFEAALRLAEGRALALDMDSGAEHLFSSKFSCPVCNYSLAELEPRLFSFNSPVGACPSCEGLGHVTAFVPERVVAFPSLSLGSGAVKGWDRRNAYTFSMLESVAKHYAFNIEQPFEELPEQARQVLLHGSGTDEIEFVYQAEGGTARKRSVKRSHPFEGILPNLERRYKETDSAAVREDLARYQAAKACPQCEGSRLRREARHVLLQPADAKEGEQGKPIYEVEHATLREAQAYFETIKLKGNKAEIADKIVREISSRLKFLNDVGLNYLSLDRSADTLSGGEAQRIRLASQIGSGLTGVMYVLDEPSIGLHQRDNDRLIATLRHLRDLGNSVLVVEHDEDAIWAADYVLDLGPGAGVHGGRIIAQGTPQEVADHPDSLTGQYLSRRVRIEVPKQRRRLADMPDQQKLTVVNATGNNLKGVTVDIPVGLFTCVTGVSGSGKSTLVNDTLYAAVARKIYQSHQEPAPHDTIEGLDAFDKVINVDQSPIGRTPRSNPATYTGLFTPIRELFAEMNTAKERGYGPGRFSFNVAGGRCEACQGDGVLKVEMHFLPDVYVPCDVCHGKRYNRETLEVLYKGKNITQVLGMTVEDAHGFFSAVPTLARKLQTLLDVGLGYVKLGQSATTLSGGEAQRVKLALELSKRDTGRTLYILDEPTTGLHFADIALLLKVLHQLRDAGNTIVVIEHNLDVIKTADWVIDMGPEGGSGGGQLLLAGTPEDVAAFEGSHTGRYLKTLL from the coding sequence ATGCCCGACTTCGATTCTTCACGCCCCAGCGCGGTGCGCATTGCCGCCGAAACGCCCGCCATCCGCGTGCGTGGCGCGCGCACCCACAATCTCAAGAACATCGATGTCGATCTGCCGCGCAACCAGCTGGTGGTGATTACGGGCCTGAGCGGCTCGGGCAAGTCCAGCCTGGCCTTCGACACCCTCTATGCCGAGGGCCAGCGCCGTTACGTGGAAAGCCTGTCGGCCTATGCGCGGCAGTTTCTGCAATTGATGGACAAGCCTGATGTGGACGTGATCGAGGGCCTGTCGCCGGCGATCTCGATCGAGCAGAAGGCCACCAGCCACAACCCCCGTTCGACCGTGGGCACGGTGACCGAGATCCACGACTATCTGCGCCTGCTCTACGCCCGCGCCGGCACACCCTTCTGCCCCGACCACCATCTGCCGCTGGAGGCGCAAAGCGTCAGCCAGATGGTGGACGCCGCACTGGCCCTGCCCGAAGACACCAAGCTGATGCTGTTGGCCCCGGTGGTGCGTGACCGCAAGGGTGAGTTCGCCGACCTGCTGGCCGAGATGCAGGGCCAGGGCTATGTGCGCTTTCGCATCGACGGCGCAACGGTCGAGGCCGGCGAACTGCCCGAGCTGAAGAAGACCGAGAAGCACGATATCGACGTGGTGGTCGATCGCGTCAAGATCAAGCGCGAGAACGCCGACGCCCTGCGCCAGCGCCTGGCCGAGAGCTTCGAGGCCGCGCTGCGCCTGGCCGAAGGCCGCGCGCTGGCCCTGGACATGGACAGCGGCGCCGAGCATCTGTTCTCCAGCAAATTCTCCTGCCCGGTCTGCAACTACTCGCTGGCCGAACTGGAGCCGCGGCTGTTCTCGTTCAACTCGCCGGTGGGCGCCTGCCCCAGCTGCGAGGGCCTGGGCCATGTCACGGCCTTCGTGCCCGAGCGCGTCGTCGCCTTCCCCAGCCTGAGCCTGGGCAGCGGTGCGGTGAAGGGCTGGGACCGGCGCAATGCCTACACCTTCTCGATGCTGGAGAGCGTGGCCAAGCACTACGCCTTCAATATCGAGCAGCCGTTCGAGGAGTTGCCCGAGCAGGCGCGCCAGGTGCTGCTGCATGGCTCGGGCACGGACGAGATCGAATTCGTCTACCAGGCCGAGGGTGGCACGGCACGCAAACGCAGCGTCAAGCGTTCGCATCCGTTCGAGGGCATCCTGCCGAACCTTGAGCGTCGCTACAAAGAGACCGACTCGGCCGCCGTGCGCGAAGACCTGGCCCGCTACCAGGCCGCCAAGGCCTGCCCGCAGTGCGAGGGCTCGCGCCTGCGCCGCGAGGCGCGCCATGTGCTGCTGCAGCCGGCCGATGCCAAGGAGGGTGAACAGGGCAAGCCGATCTACGAGGTCGAGCACGCGACGCTGCGCGAGGCGCAAGCCTATTTCGAGACCATCAAGCTCAAGGGCAACAAGGCCGAAATCGCCGACAAGATCGTGCGCGAGATCAGCTCGCGGCTGAAGTTCCTCAACGACGTGGGCCTGAACTACCTGAGCCTGGACCGCAGCGCCGACACGCTGTCCGGCGGCGAGGCCCAGCGCATCCGCCTGGCCTCGCAGATAGGTTCGGGTCTGACCGGCGTGATGTATGTGCTCGACGAGCCCAGCATCGGCCTGCACCAGCGCGACAACGACCGGCTGATCGCCACGCTGCGCCATCTGCGCGACCTGGGCAACAGCGTGCTGGTGGTCGAACACGACGAGGACGCGATCTGGGCCGCTGATTACGTGCTCGACCTCGGCCCCGGCGCCGGCGTGCACGGCGGGCGCATCATTGCCCAGGGCACGCCGCAGGAGGTGGCCGACCATCCGGACTCGCTGACCGGCCAGTACCTGTCGCGGCGCGTGCGCATCGAGGTGCCCAAGCAGCGCCGGCGCCTGGCGGACATGCCCGATCAGCAGAAGCTGACCGTCGTCAATGCCACCGGCAACAATCTGAAGGGCGTCACCGTCGACATTCCGGTCGGCCTGTTCACCTGTGTGACCGGCGTGTCGGGTTCGGGCAAGTCGACCCTGGTCAACGACACCCTGTATGCCGCGGTGGCGCGCAAGATCTACCAGAGCCATCAGGAGCCGGCCCCGCACGACACGATCGAAGGGCTGGACGCCTTCGACAAGGTCATCAACGTCGACCAGTCGCCGATAGGCCGCACGCCGCGCAGCAACCCGGCCACCTACACCGGCCTGTTCACGCCGATACGCGAGCTGTTCGCCGAGATGAACACGGCCAAGGAGCGCGGCTACGGGCCGGGGCGCTTCAGCTTCAACGTGGCCGGCGGCCGTTGTGAAGCCTGCCAGGGCGATGGCGTGCTGAAGGTGGAGATGCACTTCCTGCCCGACGTCTACGTGCCCTGCGACGTCTGCCACGGCAAGCGCTACAACCGCGAAACGCTGGAGGTGCTCTACAAGGGCAAGAACATCACCCAGGTGCTGGGCATGACGGTGGAAGACGCGCACGGCTTCTTCAGCGCCGTGCCGACCCTGGCGCGCAAGCTGCAGACCCTGCTGGACGTGGGCCTGGGCTATGTGAAGCTGGGGCAGAGCGCGACCACGCTGTCGGGCGGCGAGGCTCAACGGGTCAAGCTGGCGCTGGAGCTGTCGAAGCGCGACACCGGCCGCACGCTCTACATCCTCGATGAGCCCACCACCGGCCTGCACTTCGCCGACATCGCCCTGCTCTTGAAGGTGCTGCACCAGCTGCGCGACGCCGGCAACACCATCGTCGTGATCGAGCACAACCTGGACGTGATCAAGACCGCCGACTGGGTCATAGACATGGGCCCGGAGGGGGGCTCCGGTGGGGGCCAGCTGTTGCTGGCCGGCACACCGGAAGACGTAGCTGCCTTCGAGGGCAGCCATACCGGGCGCTATCTGAAGACCTTGCTCTGA